One window of Streptomyces sp. SUK 48 genomic DNA carries:
- a CDS encoding DUF4430 domain-containing protein, whose amino-acid sequence MPATLARRTLITATALGTALVAVPATAHAQSTPGTNAPVAVTLTVQGPDGLLFKGKIRTRGHDVTTATGGTHHCDGTNGGANPTAVPTPTAALDDAAHRRHFTWDGTWYASFDDYSVDTVKNVSGGASAYWNISVNGTPTPVGGCQFKLNAGDTVAFTWTAF is encoded by the coding sequence TTGCCCGCCACCCTCGCACGCCGCACCCTGATCACCGCGACCGCCCTCGGCACGGCCCTCGTCGCCGTGCCGGCCACCGCCCACGCCCAGAGCACACCGGGCACGAACGCCCCGGTCGCAGTCACGCTCACCGTCCAGGGGCCGGACGGGCTCCTCTTCAAGGGGAAGATCAGAACCCGGGGCCACGACGTCACCACCGCGACCGGCGGCACGCACCACTGCGACGGCACCAACGGCGGCGCGAACCCCACCGCCGTGCCGACGCCCACCGCGGCCCTCGACGACGCCGCTCACCGGCGGCACTTCACCTGGGACGGCACCTGGTACGCGTCGTTCGACGACTACTCCGTCGACACCGTCAAGAACGTCAGCGGCGGCGCCTCCGCCTACTGGAACATCTCCGTCAACGGCACGCCCACCCCGGTGGGCGGCTGCCAGTTCAAGCTGAACGCCGGGGACACCGTGGCGTTCACCTGGACCGCTTTCTGA
- a CDS encoding sterol desaturase family protein — MIPTVIYAIPAFVLLVVVEALSYRFLPDDDERGYELRDTVTSMSMGAGSQVIAVPWKVATIVVYAAAYTAVPWHLSPSSGWTWLLLFFGDDLAYYAYHRAHHRVRVLWASHVVHHSSLRYNLSTALRQTWTPMTGLPFWLPLALLGVPPWMILVEQAVSLVYQFFLHTERVDRLWRPVEWFFNTPSHHRVHHGSNQVYLDRNYGGILIVWDRLFRTFEPEGERVVYGLTKNIGTHNLVRVAFHEYAAAWRDVRAAVRWRDRVGYVFGPPGWSPRVGR, encoded by the coding sequence ATGATCCCCACCGTGATCTACGCGATCCCGGCGTTCGTGCTGCTGGTCGTCGTGGAGGCGCTGTCGTACCGCTTCCTGCCGGACGACGACGAGCGCGGCTACGAGCTGCGCGACACCGTCACCAGCATGTCCATGGGCGCGGGCAGCCAGGTCATCGCGGTGCCGTGGAAGGTCGCGACGATCGTCGTCTACGCCGCCGCGTACACCGCCGTCCCCTGGCATCTGTCGCCGTCCTCCGGCTGGACCTGGCTGCTGCTGTTCTTCGGCGACGACCTGGCCTACTACGCCTACCACCGGGCCCATCACCGGGTGCGGGTGCTGTGGGCGAGCCATGTGGTGCACCACTCCAGCCTGCGCTACAACCTGTCCACCGCGCTGCGCCAGACCTGGACGCCGATGACCGGCCTGCCCTTCTGGCTGCCGCTGGCGCTGCTCGGCGTGCCGCCGTGGATGATCCTGGTCGAGCAGGCCGTCAGCCTCGTCTACCAGTTCTTCCTGCACACCGAGCGGGTGGACCGGCTGTGGCGCCCGGTGGAGTGGTTCTTCAACACGCCCTCGCACCACCGGGTCCACCACGGCTCCAACCAGGTGTACCTGGATCGCAATTACGGCGGCATCCTCATCGTCTGGGACCGGCTGTTCCGCACGTTCGAGCCGGAGGGGGAGCGGGTGGTGTACGGGCTGACGAAGAACATCGGCACGCACAACCTGGTCCGGGTGGCCTTCCACGAGTACGCGGCGGCCTGGCGCGACGTCCGGGCGGCGGTGCGGTGGCGGGACCGGGTCGGATACGTGTTCGGGCCGCCGGGATGGTCACCCCGTGTCGGCCGATGA
- a CDS encoding GntR family transcriptional regulator has translation MTEGHIRREAVSDQLFALLRDRILGGALPAGGALTAERELAAEFGVNRHAVREAVKRLQQARLVEVSHGGRTQVLDWRRTAGLELAVGIAAADSGPSVQDIARDALEMRACVGADAARLCALRCSARAAAEIAAAVEAHAQAGPDLTELDGTYIAWWRLIVEGSGNIAYLLAFNSLVDGLIPVADVPADLGAGEILDVEAHRRLAGHIQAREAGAAERLARELLTRSVPAAPRTRRGAGR, from the coding sequence ATGACCGAGGGACACATACGGCGCGAGGCGGTCTCGGACCAGCTCTTCGCCCTGTTGCGCGACAGGATTCTCGGCGGGGCGCTGCCGGCGGGCGGCGCGCTCACCGCCGAGCGGGAACTGGCGGCCGAGTTCGGGGTGAACCGGCACGCCGTACGGGAGGCCGTCAAGCGTCTCCAGCAGGCCCGGCTGGTCGAGGTCAGCCATGGCGGCCGCACCCAGGTGCTGGACTGGCGGCGCACCGCCGGTCTGGAACTCGCCGTGGGCATCGCCGCCGCCGACAGCGGCCCGAGCGTGCAGGACATCGCCCGCGACGCCCTGGAGATGCGGGCCTGCGTCGGCGCGGACGCCGCCCGGCTGTGCGCGCTGCGCTGCTCCGCGCGGGCCGCCGCCGAGATCGCCGCGGCCGTCGAGGCGCACGCGCAGGCCGGGCCCGATCTGACGGAGCTGGACGGGACCTACATCGCCTGGTGGCGGCTGATCGTGGAGGGCTCCGGGAACATCGCCTACCTGCTGGCCTTCAACAGTCTGGTCGACGGCCTGATCCCGGTCGCCGACGTGCCCGCCGACCTCGGCGCGGGCGAGATCCTGGACGTGGAGGCCCACCGGCGCCTCGCCGGTCACATCCAGGCCCGCGAGGCCGGCGCGGCCGAGCGGCTGGCCCGCGAGCTGCTGACCCGCAGCGTGCCCGCCGCGCCGCGCACCCGCAGGGGGGCCGGCCGATGA
- a CDS encoding ferredoxin produces the protein MQTVVDLTRCQGYAQCVFLAPDVFRLHGEEGLLYAPAVPDDQVERVRQAAAACPVQAILLGEEVSGGAR, from the coding sequence ATGCAGACCGTTGTCGACCTCACGCGCTGCCAGGGCTACGCGCAGTGCGTGTTCCTCGCGCCGGACGTGTTCCGGCTGCACGGCGAGGAAGGGCTGCTGTACGCCCCGGCCGTTCCCGACGATCAGGTCGAACGGGTGCGCCAGGCCGCGGCGGCCTGCCCGGTGCAGGCCATTCTCCTCGGGGAAGAGGTGAGCGGCGGTGCCCGATGA
- a CDS encoding FAD-dependent oxidoreductase: protein MPDDLTDGRIVVVGASLAGLRAAEALREQGFTGSLTVVGDEPHPPYDRPPLSKQVLLGVAPADSTGLPMRLDPKAEWVLGVRATGLDPLGKRVLLDNGDSLPYDRVLIATGTRARPWPNPAEAALDGVFTVRTREDAAGLAAALDAGPRRVLVIGGGFTGSEIASACRERGLEVTVTERGPAPLVGALGGTLSKLAAVMQRNHGVDLRTGVTVTRLLGEKTFTGVELSDGNQVDADVCVVALGAVRNVEWLADSGLAAGPRGLACDAGCRAFDMYGIVTDDVFVAGDVSRFPHPLFGYQLLSLEHWGNAVTQAEVAAHNMVSPGPMRRPHLALPTFWSTQFGLNIKSVGVPTYSDHVVIAQGSLEARRLAMVYGYRGRVTAAVTVDMAKSLDYYQHLIETGAPFPPPPGAADRAIAAEIPIPSDVPDPSVLSHGPTVALTGYLPDRRLTVV from the coding sequence GTGCCCGATGACCTCACGGACGGCCGGATCGTCGTCGTGGGCGCCTCGCTGGCCGGCCTGCGGGCCGCGGAGGCGCTGCGCGAGCAGGGTTTCACCGGCTCCCTGACCGTGGTCGGGGACGAGCCCCATCCGCCGTACGACCGCCCGCCGCTCTCCAAGCAGGTGCTGCTGGGCGTCGCGCCCGCCGACTCCACCGGGCTGCCGATGCGCCTGGACCCCAAGGCGGAGTGGGTGCTCGGCGTGCGGGCCACCGGCCTGGACCCGCTGGGCAAGCGGGTGCTGCTCGACAACGGGGACTCCTTGCCGTACGACCGGGTGCTGATCGCCACCGGGACCCGCGCCCGGCCCTGGCCGAACCCGGCGGAGGCCGCGCTGGACGGCGTGTTCACCGTGCGCACCCGCGAGGACGCGGCGGGGCTCGCGGCGGCGCTGGACGCGGGGCCGCGGCGGGTGCTGGTGATCGGCGGCGGGTTCACCGGCTCGGAGATCGCCTCCGCCTGCCGGGAGCGCGGCCTGGAGGTCACGGTCACCGAGCGCGGCCCGGCGCCCCTGGTCGGCGCGCTCGGCGGCACCCTGTCCAAGCTCGCGGCCGTGATGCAGCGCAACCACGGCGTGGATCTGCGCACCGGGGTCACGGTGACCAGGCTGCTCGGCGAGAAGACCTTCACCGGCGTGGAGCTGTCCGACGGCAACCAGGTGGACGCGGACGTGTGCGTGGTGGCGCTCGGCGCGGTGCGCAACGTGGAGTGGCTGGCGGACTCCGGACTCGCGGCGGGCCCGCGCGGGCTGGCCTGCGACGCGGGATGCCGGGCCTTCGACATGTACGGCATCGTCACCGACGACGTCTTCGTGGCCGGTGACGTCTCCCGCTTCCCGCACCCGCTCTTCGGCTACCAGCTGCTGTCCCTGGAGCACTGGGGCAACGCGGTCACCCAGGCCGAGGTGGCCGCCCACAACATGGTCAGCCCCGGGCCGATGCGGCGCCCGCACCTGGCCCTGCCGACGTTCTGGTCGACGCAGTTCGGGCTCAACATCAAGTCGGTGGGGGTGCCCACCTACTCCGACCACGTGGTCATCGCGCAGGGCTCCCTGGAGGCGCGCCGGCTCGCCATGGTCTACGGCTACCGGGGGCGGGTCACCGCCGCGGTCACCGTCGACATGGCCAAGTCGCTCGACTACTACCAGCACCTGATCGAGACCGGTGCGCCGTTCCCGCCCCCGCCGGGCGCCGCCGACCGGGCCATCGCGGCCGAGATCCCGATCCCGTCCGACGTACCGGACCCGTCGGTGCTCTCCCACGGCCCGACGGTCGCACTGACCGGCTATCTGCCGGACCGCCGGCTGACGGTCGTATAG
- a CDS encoding cytochrome P450 — MDPGTLLARITDYASRPDPYPLYAELREAGAVVPQADGSLLIGGYHEVAALLHDPRMSADPRTRGVETAKPPFLRLDDPEHHRLRTLAMRPFGPPHTPHRVDGMRAEIENITKELLAPFESGGQVDVVDDFAYPLPVTVICRLLGVPHEDEPLFRAWSDTLVASADVRPDASSAPRDEAERARQEMGGYLVGLAEQRRDDPRDDLLSAFVSEPDPELRLSREELAETAVLLLIAGHETTVNLITNGVLTLLRHPEELDRLRREPDLMPRAVEELLRYEPPVHMRERIPLADFDVAGTTLPRGSSVFLALAAGNRDPRRFTDPDRFDPTRADNEHLGFGSGIHVCYGAPLARLEAQYALTALLPRLGTAELAEDPPPYRQNAMLRGPRHLTLRF, encoded by the coding sequence ATGGACCCCGGCACTCTGCTGGCCAGGATCACCGACTACGCCAGCCGCCCCGACCCCTACCCCCTGTACGCGGAGCTGCGCGAGGCCGGCGCCGTCGTCCCGCAGGCCGACGGCAGTCTGCTGATCGGCGGCTACCACGAGGTCGCCGCGCTGCTGCACGATCCGCGGATGAGCGCCGATCCCCGCACCCGCGGGGTGGAGACCGCCAAGCCGCCGTTCCTGCGCCTGGACGACCCGGAGCACCACCGGTTGCGCACGCTGGCCATGCGGCCGTTCGGCCCGCCCCACACGCCGCACCGGGTGGACGGGATGCGCGCCGAGATCGAGAACATCACCAAGGAGCTGCTGGCGCCGTTCGAGTCGGGCGGGCAGGTCGACGTCGTGGACGACTTCGCCTATCCGCTGCCGGTCACGGTCATCTGCCGGCTGCTCGGTGTGCCGCACGAGGACGAACCGCTCTTCCGTGCCTGGTCGGACACGCTGGTGGCGTCCGCGGACGTACGGCCGGACGCCAGTTCGGCGCCGCGCGACGAGGCCGAGCGGGCCCGCCAGGAGATGGGCGGGTACCTGGTGGGCCTGGCCGAGCAGCGCCGGGACGACCCGCGCGACGATCTCCTGTCCGCGTTCGTCTCCGAGCCCGACCCCGAGTTGCGGCTCAGCCGGGAGGAACTCGCCGAGACGGCGGTGCTGTTGCTGATCGCCGGGCACGAGACCACGGTCAATCTCATCACCAACGGGGTGCTGACCCTGCTGCGCCATCCCGAGGAGCTGGACCGGCTGCGCCGCGAACCCGACCTGATGCCGCGGGCGGTGGAGGAACTGCTGCGCTACGAGCCGCCGGTGCACATGCGTGAGCGCATCCCGCTCGCCGACTTCGACGTCGCCGGCACCACGCTCCCGCGCGGCTCCTCCGTGTTCCTGGCCCTGGCCGCGGGCAACCGGGACCCGCGCCGCTTCACCGATCCGGACCGCTTCGACCCGACCCGCGCCGACAACGAGCACCTCGGCTTCGGCTCCGGCATCCACGTCTGCTACGGCGCCCCGCTCGCCCGCCTGGAGGCGCAGTACGCGCTCACGGCGCTGCTCCCCCGGCTGGGCACGGCGGAGCTGGCCGAGGACCCGCCGCCGTACCGGCAGAACGCGATGCTGCGGGGGCCGCGCCATCTGACGCTGAGGTTCTGA
- a CDS encoding M15 family metallopeptidase, whose translation MAEIILMSDPKVAAVPVRECGERLVDVRRDGRLRVDARRVDGDGAFAQLRAGVFERLLKAQELLPEGLRLLFVEGYRSPSLQRRYFEEYGAELRAAHPDWPAELVRSAASRYVSPPGIAPHSAGAAVDLTLVDADDQELDMGTAVNADPEDSAGACYTGADNINDTARAHRTILASALTAAGLVNYPTEWWHWSYGDRYWALTTGAPAALYGPRELG comes from the coding sequence ATGGCAGAGATCATCCTGATGTCCGATCCGAAGGTCGCCGCCGTGCCCGTGCGGGAGTGCGGTGAGCGGCTGGTGGATGTGCGCCGTGACGGCCGGCTGCGGGTCGACGCGCGCAGGGTGGACGGAGACGGAGCGTTCGCCCAGCTGCGCGCGGGCGTGTTCGAACGGCTGCTCAAAGCACAGGAGTTGCTGCCCGAGGGGCTGCGGCTGCTGTTCGTCGAGGGGTACCGGTCGCCGTCCCTCCAGCGGCGCTATTTCGAGGAGTACGGCGCGGAGTTGCGCGCCGCGCATCCCGACTGGCCCGCCGAGCTGGTGCGTTCGGCGGCGAGCCGGTACGTCTCGCCGCCCGGGATCGCGCCGCACAGCGCCGGGGCGGCCGTCGACCTCACCCTCGTCGACGCCGACGACCAGGAGCTGGACATGGGAACGGCGGTGAACGCCGACCCGGAGGACAGCGCGGGGGCCTGCTACACGGGAGCGGACAACATCAACGACACGGCACGCGCCCACCGCACCATCCTGGCCTCGGCCCTGACCGCCGCCGGCCTGGTCAACTACCCCACGGAATGGTGGCATTGGTCGTACGGCGACCGGTACTGGGCCCTGACGACGGGGGCCCCGGCCGCACTCTACGGCCCGAGGGAACTCGGGTAG
- a CDS encoding alpha/beta fold hydrolase, producing the protein MTTACPTGDPWVRRFHPAPQVPARLVCFPHAGGSATYYFPLSAALRGTADVVAVQYPGRQDRHAEKGIETIAELADRAHEALQPYADRPLTFFGHSMGALVAFEVARRFERDGEGPVHLFASARRAPSAYAGENVHQRDDDGIVAEMRRLSGTDARLLDDEEIVRMILPALRSDYTAVETYRATPSTVIDTPITALTGDSDPRVTPEEAHAWRGHTTGPFDLRIFPGGHFYLAEQISELSELLRARLTGEDPAAAG; encoded by the coding sequence GTGACGACAGCCTGCCCGACCGGCGACCCGTGGGTCCGCCGCTTCCACCCGGCGCCGCAGGTGCCCGCCCGGCTCGTGTGCTTCCCGCACGCCGGCGGCTCGGCGACCTACTACTTCCCGCTCTCCGCCGCCCTGCGCGGCACGGCCGACGTGGTCGCCGTGCAGTACCCGGGACGTCAGGACCGGCACGCGGAGAAGGGCATCGAGACCATCGCGGAGCTGGCGGACCGCGCCCATGAGGCGCTCCAGCCGTACGCGGACCGCCCGTTGACGTTCTTCGGGCACAGCATGGGCGCCCTCGTCGCCTTCGAGGTGGCCCGCCGCTTCGAACGCGACGGCGAGGGACCCGTCCACCTCTTCGCCTCGGCGCGCCGCGCCCCGTCCGCCTACGCGGGCGAGAACGTGCACCAGCGGGACGACGACGGCATCGTCGCCGAGATGCGCCGGCTCAGCGGCACGGACGCCCGGCTCCTGGACGACGAGGAGATCGTGCGGATGATCCTCCCGGCGCTGCGCAGCGACTACACCGCCGTCGAGACCTACCGGGCCACGCCCTCCACCGTCATCGACACCCCCATCACCGCCCTCACCGGCGACTCGGACCCCCGGGTCACCCCCGAGGAGGCCCACGCCTGGCGCGGCCACACCACCGGCCCCTTCGACCTGCGGATCTTCCCCGGCGGCCACTTCTACCTCGCCGAGCAGATCTCCGAACTGTCGGAACTCCTGCGGGCCCGGCTGACGGGGGAGGACCCGGCCGCCGCGGGCTGA
- a CDS encoding cold shock domain-containing protein, producing MLMTGKVLRFDEVRGYGFIAPSEPGEDVFMHANDLLDEKYLYHEGSEVEFHLEMGEKGPKASQIRLVYQPSSHRLPNRPVFSDGSATAERPAAAPSDEAASTGRFRAELTEVLVTSVDSLTAAQIRQVRERVVELAREYGWLTA from the coding sequence GTGCTGATGACCGGCAAGGTGCTGCGTTTCGACGAGGTCCGCGGGTACGGGTTCATCGCCCCGTCCGAACCGGGCGAGGACGTCTTCATGCACGCGAACGATCTGCTGGACGAGAAGTACCTCTACCACGAGGGCAGCGAGGTCGAATTCCACCTGGAGATGGGGGAGAAGGGCCCGAAGGCGTCCCAGATCCGGCTGGTCTACCAGCCCTCGTCGCACCGCCTGCCCAACCGCCCGGTCTTCTCCGACGGCTCCGCCACCGCCGAACGCCCCGCCGCCGCACCGTCCGACGAGGCCGCCAGCACGGGCCGCTTCCGCGCCGAGCTGACCGAGGTCCTGGTCACCTCGGTCGACTCCCTCACGGCCGCGCAGATCCGCCAGGTCAGGGAGCGGGTCGTCGAACTCGCCCGGGAATACGGCTGGTTGACGGCCTGA
- a CDS encoding glycosyl hydrolase family 65 protein — protein MTAAGPTWEYDGYQAERERLRESLCTLGNGYVATRGALPECAADEIHYPGTYAAGLYNRLTSEVAGRRVENEDMVNLPNWLPLRFRPAADGADWLTPDTATVTEHHLTLRLDAGLLERRTRYSLGPDASLLVRQSRLVHLGDPHLAALRTEFTAEGAALDLDVEAALDGDVTNAGVARYRDLDGRHLTGVRTGTAGADTVWLDCRTRTSDIRVALASRLTVPGPPATAGDPGAEHTPPPVIATAEPRRAVQAARLALGPGRTATVDKTVALHTSHDPAIGEPLRAALDRLAGAPGFPELRESHRAAWARLWRRTVLDVPGEAGRILRLHLFHVLQTLSPHTADLDVGVPARGLHGEAYRGHVFWDELFVLPYLDLHLPEVSRGLLRYRHRRLDAARHAAARLGRRGACYPWQSGSDGHEETQELHLNPRSGRWLPDNSRLQHHVGSAVAYNVWRYCEATGDDAFRAGEGAEMLLEIARFWADSAVYDDHLGRHRIRGVVGPDEYHDAYPGADRPGLDDNTYTNATAAWVLARALDLLRTLPEPRRRELTERLGLEPGERDRWAEVAHTLHVPRHDGVISQFAGYGDLAELDWGAYRERYGDIRRLDRILEAEGDTVNRYQASKQADVLMLAYLFAPRELHDLFRQLGQDIDEDIWSATVDHYLGRTSHGSTLSGLVHGWILTRARRADAWRYVQETLRGDIADIQGGTTGEGVHLGAMAGTLDLVQRGLTGLETRDGALWLDPVPLPEVSSCGFAIRYLGHWGIGVRLAREQLEIAVPDSAGDPVDVRLPDRVVTVRPGRTVRLVLPE, from the coding sequence GTGACGGCGGCCGGACCGACCTGGGAGTACGACGGCTACCAGGCCGAACGGGAGCGGCTGCGGGAGTCCCTGTGCACCCTGGGCAACGGCTACGTCGCCACCCGGGGCGCGCTGCCCGAGTGCGCCGCCGACGAGATCCACTACCCGGGCACCTACGCGGCGGGCCTCTACAACCGGCTCACCTCCGAGGTCGCGGGCCGCCGGGTCGAGAACGAGGACATGGTCAACCTGCCCAACTGGCTGCCCCTGCGCTTCCGTCCGGCGGCCGACGGAGCCGACTGGCTGACCCCGGACACCGCCACCGTCACCGAACACCACCTCACCCTGCGCCTCGACGCGGGCCTGCTGGAGCGCCGTACCCGCTACTCCCTCGGGCCCGACGCCTCGCTCCTGGTACGGCAGTCGCGCCTGGTCCACCTCGGCGATCCCCATCTGGCCGCGCTCCGCACGGAGTTCACCGCCGAGGGCGCCGCGCTGGACCTGGACGTCGAGGCCGCGCTCGACGGCGATGTCACCAACGCGGGAGTCGCCCGCTACCGCGACCTGGACGGCCGCCATCTCACCGGCGTACGGACCGGAACAGCCGGCGCGGACACCGTGTGGCTGGACTGCCGCACCCGCACCTCCGACATCCGCGTCGCCCTCGCGAGCCGGCTCACCGTCCCGGGGCCCCCGGCGACCGCGGGCGACCCGGGGGCGGAGCACACCCCGCCGCCCGTCATCGCGACCGCCGAACCCCGGCGCGCCGTACAGGCGGCGCGCCTCGCCCTCGGTCCCGGCCGTACCGCCACCGTCGACAAGACCGTCGCCCTGCACACCTCGCACGACCCCGCCATCGGCGAGCCGCTGCGCGCGGCGCTCGACCGGCTGGCCGGTGCCCCCGGCTTCCCGGAACTGCGGGAGTCCCACCGCGCCGCCTGGGCGCGGCTGTGGCGGCGCACCGTGCTCGACGTGCCCGGAGAGGCCGGGCGGATCCTGCGGCTGCACCTCTTCCATGTGCTCCAGACCCTCTCCCCGCACACCGCCGACCTGGACGTCGGCGTCCCCGCGCGCGGACTGCACGGGGAGGCGTACCGCGGCCATGTCTTCTGGGACGAACTCTTCGTGCTGCCCTACCTCGACCTCCATCTCCCCGAGGTCTCCCGGGGGTTGCTGCGCTACCGGCACCGCCGCCTGGACGCGGCCCGGCACGCGGCGGCCCGGCTCGGCAGGCGCGGCGCGTGCTACCCCTGGCAGAGCGGCAGCGACGGTCACGAGGAGACCCAGGAACTCCATCTCAATCCCCGCTCCGGCCGCTGGCTGCCCGACAACTCCCGCCTCCAGCACCACGTCGGCTCGGCGGTCGCCTACAACGTGTGGCGGTACTGCGAGGCCACCGGCGACGACGCCTTCCGCGCGGGCGAGGGTGCCGAGATGCTCCTGGAGATCGCCCGCTTCTGGGCCGACTCGGCCGTGTACGACGACCACCTCGGCCGGCACCGCATCCGGGGCGTGGTCGGCCCCGACGAGTACCACGACGCCTATCCCGGCGCGGACCGGCCGGGCCTGGACGACAACACGTACACCAACGCCACCGCCGCCTGGGTGCTCGCCCGCGCCCTGGACCTGCTGCGCACCCTGCCCGAGCCGCGCCGCCGCGAACTCACCGAGCGCCTCGGTCTCGAACCCGGCGAGAGGGACCGCTGGGCGGAGGTCGCGCACACCCTCCATGTGCCCCGGCACGACGGTGTGATCAGCCAGTTCGCGGGCTACGGCGACCTCGCCGAACTGGACTGGGGCGCCTATCGCGAACGCTACGGCGACATCCGGCGCCTGGACCGCATCCTGGAGGCCGAGGGCGACACCGTCAACCGCTACCAGGCGTCCAAACAGGCCGACGTCCTGATGCTGGCCTACCTCTTCGCACCCCGCGAACTGCACGACCTGTTCAGGCAGTTGGGCCAGGACATCGACGAGGACATCTGGTCCGCGACGGTCGACCACTACCTGGGCCGCACCAGCCACGGCTCCACCCTCAGCGGACTGGTGCACGGCTGGATCCTGACCCGCGCCCGCCGCGCCGACGCCTGGCGGTACGTCCAGGAGACGCTGCGCGGCGACATCGCCGACATCCAGGGCGGCACCACCGGCGAGGGCGTCCACCTCGGCGCGATGGCGGGCACCCTCGACCTGGTGCAGCGCGGGCTGACCGGCCTGGAGACCCGCGACGGCGCCCTGTGGCTGGACCCCGTCCCGCTCCCCGAGGTCTCCTCCTGCGGCTTCGCGATCCGCTACCTCGGCCACTGGGGGATCGGCGTCCGACTCGCCCGCGAGCAGCTGGAGATCGCCGTACCCGATTCCGCGGGCGACCCCGTCGACGTGCGGCTGCCGGACCGGGTGGTGACGGTGCGGCCGGGGCGTACGGTGCGGCTGGTGCTGCCGGAGTGA